Within the Catalinimonas niigatensis genome, the region TGGACGAATATCATCATCCGATATTTGGTAACCGCCAAATCCCGGAGAAAGTGGAAAAGTGATTTGCAAATAGCTGTAAGCCAGGAACTAAACAAAAGCCAATACAAAAGGAAAATCATATCGGCTTACAGCCGGCAGCAATACCAGCCCATTGATAGTGATGGTGTGCCGATATCAGGAATGAATACCCCTCAAAAACCAGAGTAAGTGGCTGGCTACATTAGAGGAAACGGGACACCATGTGGCAGATCATAGAAAGCGTTAGCTATCTCTTAAAAGTTCAACTGAGCCTGTAAGCGTAAGAGTTGTCCTTCCTGAAAGTTGTTTCGGTGCGCTAAGTCTTCGAATCTTCTTTGACAAAAGGTATACATTGCCACGAGTTCAAAGGCTTTGTAAGGCTGCCATTCTATACCCAATTCATACTCATGGACGGTATAACTCCTTGCATCAAGCTCATGTTTTTTTCCACCATCGTAATACTGTAAGCGGCTAAATGGAATGATCGTCTGTCCCCATTGATGGCACAGGTAAGAAAAAGTAATATAACCACCCTCAAGATCCCGCACTTCAATAGCATTGGTAGTTTTTTCAAACTCAGGCCCTCTGCCTATGGTATATTCTGCCTGTATTCCAAGAGGTTTGGGGTATAGCACAAATGATGCAGCTATACGTTGGTCAATGTATTCTAAATTATCTCTGGTCTCTACATCCGGACTGGTTTCCATGAGTACAAACTTTCCAGAATAGGCCTGAATGCCCGCCTCTATTACCTGGTTTCCAACCTCCATAGGGTAAGAAAAGCGGGATACGACATGAAATTTATCATTCTTATCAGGATGATTCGCGGTTTGCCCATTGTAAATACCAAAGGCAAAAACACCGAAGTCACCGGAATGCTTAAGGCCATCATGTTTGAGTTCTTTCATCAGTTCACGTTTCTCAGAGGTCGCCCAGTAAAAGAATATACCCAAATCTCTTTCGTCTTTCACTCCGCTATTTAAGGCATCATTTCTGTCCAGAGGAAGGCGATTGCTACTGGATTGCAGGTTTTCAAATCCGTAGGGAACTTTGCTCTGTCCTATGCGCAGCCGAAATTCATTGTTTGGGTCTAAACCTAAATCAATGTAGGCATCTTTTAGCCTTGCCACCTCATGTGTTTCCCCGACTGATTTAGCCAAGTCTGGCTGTAGATAAAAGTAAACCCTGGGAGAAATCTGCCCATAAAACTTGAAGCGCATTCTGCGCAATGAAAGCCCTCCGTCTTCACCGCCCCAGGCCTCATCACATTGTTCACATGCCAAATCAGGATTGGTTTCAAACAGCTTGTTATAGCGAACCTGCATGTATCCACCAAAATGGATTTTATCATACCATTTGTCGCTTTGGGCGTGAACAAAAGTTACGGTGGATAAAAAAACGATTAAAAATAGCTTGGCTTTCATGGGATTTAAGAAGGAAAGAGGTTTGATTAAATTTAGCTGCATGAAAAAGTCAGCGTTAGCCAGCTACTTTCTTCAGAACTTTGCCTGCTGTGCTGATTATCCAATTGCTCTTTTTCATCTGCCTAAGTTTTTAAATGATAAAGCAAAGGAAAGAGGTGATTCTGGAAAGAAATGGGAAGGATGGCAATTACCCTAAATTGTAAAAAAATCTTTCGGCCTTAGCCTGCTTTCAAAAATATAGCTCCTTTGTTTATTAAACGCTATCATGTGTTTTGGCAGACTGCCTTTTAAACATTTTAGCCAAATAGTCATTGATTTTTAGGACTGATTTTGTGATATACTAAGATAAACTTCAGCAATTAGCATTGATGGAGGCGAAAGTCTGAGATAAAGGGACATGAAGCAAACACCTGCCTCTACCTGCCGTTGTTAAAGTGTGTACCTACGTAATGGTTTAAGTGTTTGATGAAGCAAGCACTACGCTTTTTTTACTAGTGATTATAAAAAAATAAATTATGGCACAATGTTTCGCACTTTTAGGTTGGAGTTTACCGGTCATCGAGAGTATGCAAAAACTCAACAAACCCTATGTAGTGGTTTCTTTTCCCGATTTTGAATCTTATGCTCAGGAGAATAATATTCCTTTTGTTCCCTATCAGTTTGATGAATGGAGTGATACTTCCAATTCTATTGACCTGGCTGAGAAATTAAAGCCTTTCAATGCAGATGTAGCAGTACCGCTCTTCGAAGAAACCGTGGAGTGGGCAGGGGCACTCAATTCCATATACCGTGATGATCCTCGGGTAATGAACCGGGCTTTTCTCTTCCGTAATAAAGCTATGATGAAGCGTAAGGCCTTAATTGGTGGCCTCAAAGTAGGCTTTTTTGAAGAAGTACATAGTCGGGAGCAGGTACGTGAATTTATGAAAAGACTTAACCAGGCTAACCTGCAGGTACCAGGTGATGAAGATAGCTGGGTACATCTTAAGCCCTTCGCTGCTGCCGGAACGGTAGGTCACCGCCTGCTACGCTCCATGAGCGATATAGATCAAAAAGTACAGGATAGCGACTTCCCCTGTATGGCAGAAAGCCATCTGAGTGGACGTGAATTCTCTTGTGAAGCTTTTATTCATAAAGGAAAAATCAGATTTCTCAACATTACTGAGTATGTCAAGTTAGGATACTCCAACTTCGTACCGGAAGGAAACTATCTGGAAAGCAAACGCGATCTGATCCACAAGCATGTGCAAAAACTGGTAGATATCTTCGGCATAGAATATGGCATGATTCACCCCGAGTGGTTTTTGACGGAGGAGGATGAAATGAATTTCGGAGAGGTAGCCTGCCGTATTCCCGGAGGGCACATTCTGGAATTGGCATCTAAAGCTTATGACTTTGATGCTCTGGCCGCTTTCGTCTTATGTCATGATCCAAATGCCAGTGAAGAAGAACTGGATGCCATATTTCCTCCCAAAGGTTATAAGCCCGAGATTTATTACGGTAATGTAATGATTTATCCTCGCCAGAATAGCATTTCCAAACTGGAAATCCCCAATGAGTTGACAGAAGAACCCTATTTTATTGATCATAATCTGGTGCCTCCATTAAGTACGCAGAAGATCAATTCCAGAGAAGGTTTTGGCAACCACTTCGGCAGCATTAATTTTAGCGGGGAAGATCCTGACCGTATGACTGAATTACTTAAGCACTACGAAAACGTAGACTTTTATTTATAAACATTTGAATGAACAACACTATTTTAACAGACCATACCATGGATAACTTTCAACGCTCCTATGAAGAGTTTTTGGAAGCTACCGAATTGACAAGATCAGAAAAAGCGACTAAGCTTATGAGTCAGGTTGATATCCTCAGCCTGACTTTTGAAGGTATGGAATACCTTTATAGCCAGGTGGGTAAGTTGGAGAAGGCAGGCATATTCAAAGGGTCATCCTGGAATGATCCTGAAAAGTTGGTGGCCACTCTCGTGAAAGGGACGCTGAAAAGTGGTCATCCTAATTCTACTATAGAACTACTAAGCGAACTGCGCTTGCTGGCCTATGCCCGTGGCGATCTCAAATCCCGGAAGCTAAGCCGAAGCGAAGCCGCTACCTTTCTGGAAGAGGTACTGGTGCATAATCTGGAATTTGTTTTTCAGGAAGCTACGGAAGAAACCCGTCTTAAGATGAGCGAAAGAGAATTGAAAAAAGTAAATTTACTTTTCAAATTCTTGCTGACAAACTCTCGCCTGGAAGGTATAAAAGAAAAATTAGCAGAAGAAGTCACCATCGTTTGTGAGCAACGCCCGGTAGTTACCCGGCCTACCCGCAACATCATCCAACTGGTCAAAGATAAGGTGGATCTGGATGGGCAATCGGAGAGCGACCGCATACTGCAAATGTATGTAGACGAGCTATTTGCGCCTTCAGCCAAAGCCGGACAATATATAGAATTAGAACAGTACGAAGTGTTTCTTTCCAATGCTTCTGCTGAAGAGCTTATGAAAGAAGCGGAAGAAATGGGGCAATCTATGCGTGCCCACGGTCTGGTAAGTCATTACCATGCCAGCCTGCTGCTTCACCTGATTGCTAAGGAACAGGATGATCTGGTACCGGCAGCATTCAGACTCAGTGACACCGGAGAGGCAGAATGGCACAGACATAAAAAATTCGTCAGAAAGCTGATCCGTGAGGTAGTCCACCCCTCTAATGCGCAATGTATCTATGGGTTTGCCAAATTGCTGGAAAAGGGGATGTTCTCCCGGCAGGCAGTCCGTGCGGGGTTAGACAATATACGACGCATCAGATTGCACAATAAGGCAGAAGAGGCCATTCTACAATCCATCGTGCATCAGCATCCCGATGTAAAAGCTTTGCAATACCTCATGGGGGCACTGATACGTATTCTGGGGCAGCCTTTGGGCGTAGGCCAAGGCAACAACCCTACCTGCCAGTCGGCAAGAGGGATCAGCATGTGGAGCCAGCATGCTCCGGCAAAACTGATTAATCTGGTGATTACGGCAGCTACGCAAAATAGTCTGGTATTTCGCTTTGAAGGCTTTGAACTGGAATCCAGTTTGCTGGGAAAAGGCCTGGTCAATAACCTGGATTACAATCTGGATGCGGTGTCGGTAATCCTGGTCTCCAAACTAGATAAAATCTACAATGAAATGATGCGCCTGGCTTCCGGGCGCGGCGAAGATCCGCACAAGTGGGTGAATCCTGCACTTTATGGACAGTGGATACAGGTGGGTTTTGCCTCTGTGTACAACTATCTGCTCAACGCCATTCATGATTTCAAAGGATTTCAAAAGATACTTTACGCATCCTGTCATCCTGATTATAATGGCGGAAGCCGATTAGTATACCCCAATCCGGTAGGCATTTACATTACTTCCTCGCGAGGTGACATGTTAGGTTTTCATGCAGTCTCTTTATTGCGGGTACGCCGTGATCCTCAGGGAGAAATGCGAGCCTATTTCCTAAACCCCAATAATGAAGGTCGGCAGGACTGGGGGCAGGGAATCAAGCCTTCGGTGTATGAGCATGGTGAAAAACATGGTGAGTCATCGCTGCCTTTTCACCAGTTTGCAGCAAGGGTATATGCTTTCCATTACAACAGTTTGGAAGTGAAAAACTGGATAGACAAAGTACCGGCCAGGGAACTCAGCAAGGTAGAAAAACTGGCCCGCGAAAGCTGGGGCAGGGCTTATGTCTGGAACGAAATTCCAAAACAATGGTAAAACACTCTTCAAGAATATTACTCAATCAGGCTGCCCTAAAAAATAATATCAATTTCATCAAAAAGAAAACCGGACCTGATGTCCGGTTTTCTTCCGTAGTTAAAGCCAACGCCTACGGCCACGGTATTCGCCAGTTTGTGCCTATGGCAGAAGCCTGTGGCGTACGTCACTTTTCAGTAGCCTCTGCCTTTGAGGCAGAAGAAGTGCTGGAAAGTCTAACTCAGGATTCAGGAATCATGATCATGGGAATTCTTTATGAAGAGGATATTCCCTGGGCTATTGAACATGGCATTGAGTTTTATATCTATAACTTTGACCGTCTGCCCAAGACCTTAGAAGCTGCCAAAAAACTTAATAAAAAAGCCAAAGTACATCTGGAAGTAGAAACCGGTGCCAATCGTACCGGTCTTCAGGAAGAGGAATTTCCAAAGGCATTGGAGTTCCTGAAGAAGAATCAGGACTACCTGACCTTTGAAGGGCTTTGCACACATTTTGGCGGAGCAGAGAGTCTTTCTAATCAATTCAAAATTGACCGGCAGCATGAGCGTTACAAAGCGTTTTTGAAGCAATGCAAAGCAAAAGGCCTACAACCCCACTATCGGCATATTGCCTGCTCGGCAGCGGCGCTGGCGATGAAAGATACAGTTTATGATATGGTGAGGGTGGGGGTAGCACAGTATGGCTTCTGGCCCAGCCCCGATATCTATTTCAAGCATTTGCAGGAAGTGGATAAAACAACTGACAAGCCCCTTAAGCGCATTTTTACCTGGAAAACGGATATTATGGACATTCGCCACGTCAAAGCCGGAGAGTTTATTGGCTATGGCACAGCCTATCAGGCCACCCATGATATGGAAGTAGCAGTGATGCCTTTGGGTTATTCCAATGGTTACCCGCGAGCGCTCTCCAACCGAGGGCATGTGCTGATTGGGGGCAAAAAAGGGCCTATCGTTGGGCTGATCAATATGAACCTTTTTATGGTAGACATTACACATATCCCTGGCACTCAGGTAGGTGATGAAGTAGTGCTGGTAGGCCGACAGAAGAACAATGTCATCAATGTACAGTCCTTTACAAATTTCACCCAGTTGGTAAACAATGAAATGCTGAGCCGACTACCTGCCGCTATTCCCCGGGAAGTGGTAAAGTAGAGAGAATGTACCAGCCCGCGTAGTTATATTTTATGCAAGTGTGTGAACATATCCTCAATTGCAAATGCTTTCATAAGTCGCTGCTAACAAAGTCGATAGCGCTAGGTTAAGTGGACGAGTTAATTTTTTTAATCTACTAATTTTTTAATATGAAAGCTCTTGTATATCACAAGCCTAAGGATGTGAAAGTGGACACTATCCCCGATCCTATCATCAAAGATTCACGCGATGCCATTATACGCGTAACTGCCACAGCAATTTGTGGCTCAGACCTTCACATCTACAACGGTTTAATTCCCGATAAACAAAAATTTGTAGTAGGCCATGAGTTCATGGGCATTGTAGAGGAAACCGGTACCGACGTGCAAAATCTGAAACGCGGCGACAGGGTAGTGGTTCCTTTTCCTATTGCGTGCGGACAGTGCTATTTTTGCCAGCAACAGGAATTGCATACCCATTGTGAGAATTCCAATCCTGAATTTTATGGCCCGGAAGGAGACCTTACCAAAGGAAAAGGAGGAGGACTTTTTGGCTATACCAGTATGTATGGCGGCTATGACGGCGGACAGGCAGAATATGCCCGCGTCCCCTATGCAGATTTTGGTCCTCGTAAGGTGCCTGATGAACTAACCGATGAGCAGGTACTCTTCCTGACAGATATCTTTCCTACCGGCTATTCAGCCATTGACTGGGCTAACCTTCAGGGAGGCGAAACGGTAGTGGTATTTGGTTGTGGTCCGGTGGGTATCATGGCTCAAAAATCAGCCTGGCTCCGTGGTGCCGGACGTGTAATCGGCGTGGATATTCAGCCCTATCGTCTGGAAAAGGCAAAGCAGGCGGCAGGAAGTGAAGTGATCAACGCGACCGAACAGAATGTGGCCGAAGTGGTAAGAAGTATGACCGAAGGACGTGGCGCTGATGTGTGTGTAGATGCCGTAGGCATGGAAGCCGATCGTTCATTACTCAAAAAAGTAACTAGTACTTTAGGCGGGCAGGTAGGCTCAGCCAAAGTGTTGGAAGACTGTTTTGATGCCGTAAGGCGAGGTGGTATGGTAACCACTACCGGCGTATATGCCTCTTATCATAACAACTTTCCTTTGGGCAAATTTTTTGACAAAGGACTGGGTCTACGAGGCGGACAGGCACCGGTACAGCGTCACATTGATTATCTGATGGAAGTAGTAAGAGATGGAAAAGTAAAGCTGGACGATATCATTACCCACCGTCTGCCGCTGAGCGAAGCTGAACATGGCTATAAAATCTTCAATGAAAAAGAAGACAACTGTGTGAAGGTAGTGCTCAAGCCTTAAAATAAATGCTGTGAAAGTGAAGTGAGAAAGTGCCCTTGAATGGAGAAAATGATGCATTGAAGGGCACGATTTCTGCCATCTGACTTTAGAAATTGTCAGAAGGATTTATGAAGAAGTATTTAATAGGAGGTATTTTAAGCCTGACGCTGCTGATGCCCTGGGGATGCAATACCGACGATTGTGGTGATTTGGGTGGTCCTCAATATTTTGATATTACAAATGTTGTCATCACTAATGTACGATTGATAGAAGATGGGTATAGCATAGAAGAAAGCCTGGCAGCAAACAGCAGCATCCCATATCAACGTTTTGGGCTGCATCTGATGCCTGCGGCAGATTACATAAGTATGGAAAATCATCAACCAGGTTCTGGCCTTTTTCCGGCTGCCTATGCCTGTTCGCCTATGCCTCCTCAGCCAACTGAAGAAATTGCCGATATTGCGATTTTTAGCAATACAGACTTCATACAGGCGAATAGTACAAGAGTTGTGGCTGCCGGAGATACATTAAACAGCCTTTTCAATATTTATGACCGCTACAGTGGGCGCATTGTAGGTTTGCCGGATTTTTTGGTAGATGATCATCTCAAAGCTTCGGATGAAGGCTTTATACTACAGCCTGCCGTAATGCCTGCTGCTGAGCAAGCACATGAGTTTACAGTACATTATCGCCTGACCAATAATGAATTTTATTCGGTAACGACTATGCCTGTAAGCCTTACCCCCTGAACAACATAGAGCAGAAGTAGTTGAATTAGAAAGTTTTTATTTTTTTAACTAAAAGAATACAATCATGGCAGATACAACCATCAAAAAAATAGACTCCAGCCATTCGCCGGAGATGAAGCATGGAGAGAAAATTTTAGCGTCCGGAAAAAGTGTAGCGATGCGTATGTGGGAGGATGAGGCTCCTAACAAAAGCAAACCGGAAATGAGTCGCCCTTACGAAACGGTAGGTTATGTGCTGAAAGGGAAGGCAGAGTTGCATTCCGAAGGACAGGTAGTGACTCTAGAAAAAGGAGATTCTTATCTGGTTCCCAAAGATGCTAAGCATACATACAAAATCCTGGAGACTTTCTCCGCAGTAGAAGCAACGGCTCCGCCATCGCAGGTACATGGCAGAGAAGAATAACACATTCAACCGGCAACAAGATTTTGTTGCCGGTTTTTTTATATCTTAATCTTGAGGCTTTTCCTCGCGAAAATAAAGGTGTGTCTCATACTAATATTAAATCGGCCACGTATATTTGATGCAATAATGTCAATGAAAATACAAATAACGCTGACTATGAAATACTACCTCTACCCTTATACATTTCTATTACTGGGTGTCACTATCTTTTTCGGCTGTGAGCCTGCTACAGATCAGTCCGAAGCCGTATTAGTCGCCCCACCAGATGCACCGGTAGCACAGAAACAAGATACCACACTGACATTTCACGGTGATAGCCGTGTAGACCCCTACTTCTGGATGCGACTTACCGATGAACAAAAAATAGCGGATAAGCCAGATGCGCAGACTCAGGACGTATTGCAATACCTGGAGGAAGAAAATCTATATACTGAAGCGGCCCTGAATGATACAGAAGGCTTACAGGAAGAACTCTATCAGGAAATGGTTGGCCGGATCAAGCAAACCGATGAGTCGGTACCTTACTTTGAAAATGGCTACTGGTACTATAGTCGTTACGAAGAAGGACAGGAATATCCTATCTACTGCCGCAAAAAAGAAAATCTGGAAGCTAAAGAGGAAGTTCTTCTTAATGTAAATGCATTGGCTGAAGGCTACGACTATTTTGATGTGGAAGGGCTGGAAGTGAGCCCAGATAATAAGCTGTTGGCTTTTGGTGAAGACACGCAAAGCCGCAGGAGGTATACTTTACGGTTTAAAAATCTGCAAACCGGAGAGATGCTCCCTGACCAGATTCCCAACACCCAGGGCGATGGTACCTGGGCCAAAGACAACAAGACCTTTTTTTACACCAGCAAAGATCAGGTGACCCTCTTGTCTAATAAGATTTTAGCACATCAGTTAGGGCAGGATGTCGCCCAAGACGTGCTGAAATACGAAGAAAAAGATCCTTCTTTCTACATGGGTGTGTACAAGTCAAAGTCCGGTGATTATATCATCATAGGTGAACGTAGTACCTTGGCCAATGACTATCATTTGCTTCGCGCAGATCAACCCAAAGGTGATTTTCAACAATTCATTCCCCGCGAAGCACAGCATCTATATGATATTGACCATGTGGATGGTAAATTTGTGATCCTTACGGACTGGGAAGCGCCCAACTACCGCCTGATGGAAACGCCGGTTGATGCTACGGCCAAAAATAATTGGAAAGAAATCATTCCTCACCGGGAAGATGTATTT harbors:
- a CDS encoding porin — translated: MKAKLFLIVFLSTVTFVHAQSDKWYDKIHFGGYMQVRYNKLFETNPDLACEQCDEAWGGEDGGLSLRRMRFKFYGQISPRVYFYLQPDLAKSVGETHEVARLKDAYIDLGLDPNNEFRLRIGQSKVPYGFENLQSSSNRLPLDRNDALNSGVKDERDLGIFFYWATSEKRELMKELKHDGLKHSGDFGVFAFGIYNGQTANHPDKNDKFHVVSRFSYPMEVGNQVIEAGIQAYSGKFVLMETSPDVETRDNLEYIDQRIAASFVLYPKPLGIQAEYTIGRGPEFEKTTNAIEVRDLEGGYITFSYLCHQWGQTIIPFSRLQYYDGGKKHELDARSYTVHEYELGIEWQPYKAFELVAMYTFCQRRFEDLAHRNNFQEGQLLRLQAQLNF
- a CDS encoding ATP-grasp domain-containing protein, giving the protein MAQCFALLGWSLPVIESMQKLNKPYVVVSFPDFESYAQENNIPFVPYQFDEWSDTSNSIDLAEKLKPFNADVAVPLFEETVEWAGALNSIYRDDPRVMNRAFLFRNKAMMKRKALIGGLKVGFFEEVHSREQVREFMKRLNQANLQVPGDEDSWVHLKPFAAAGTVGHRLLRSMSDIDQKVQDSDFPCMAESHLSGREFSCEAFIHKGKIRFLNITEYVKLGYSNFVPEGNYLESKRDLIHKHVQKLVDIFGIEYGMIHPEWFLTEEDEMNFGEVACRIPGGHILELASKAYDFDALAAFVLCHDPNASEEELDAIFPPKGYKPEIYYGNVMIYPRQNSISKLEIPNELTEEPYFIDHNLVPPLSTQKINSREGFGNHFGSINFSGEDPDRMTELLKHYENVDFYL
- the alr gene encoding alanine racemase encodes the protein MVKHSSRILLNQAALKNNINFIKKKTGPDVRFSSVVKANAYGHGIRQFVPMAEACGVRHFSVASAFEAEEVLESLTQDSGIMIMGILYEEDIPWAIEHGIEFYIYNFDRLPKTLEAAKKLNKKAKVHLEVETGANRTGLQEEEFPKALEFLKKNQDYLTFEGLCTHFGGAESLSNQFKIDRQHERYKAFLKQCKAKGLQPHYRHIACSAAALAMKDTVYDMVRVGVAQYGFWPSPDIYFKHLQEVDKTTDKPLKRIFTWKTDIMDIRHVKAGEFIGYGTAYQATHDMEVAVMPLGYSNGYPRALSNRGHVLIGGKKGPIVGLINMNLFMVDITHIPGTQVGDEVVLVGRQKNNVINVQSFTNFTQLVNNEMLSRLPAAIPREVVK
- a CDS encoding zinc-dependent alcohol dehydrogenase, with the translated sequence MKALVYHKPKDVKVDTIPDPIIKDSRDAIIRVTATAICGSDLHIYNGLIPDKQKFVVGHEFMGIVEETGTDVQNLKRGDRVVVPFPIACGQCYFCQQQELHTHCENSNPEFYGPEGDLTKGKGGGLFGYTSMYGGYDGGQAEYARVPYADFGPRKVPDELTDEQVLFLTDIFPTGYSAIDWANLQGGETVVVFGCGPVGIMAQKSAWLRGAGRVIGVDIQPYRLEKAKQAAGSEVINATEQNVAEVVRSMTEGRGADVCVDAVGMEADRSLLKKVTSTLGGQVGSAKVLEDCFDAVRRGGMVTTTGVYASYHNNFPLGKFFDKGLGLRGGQAPVQRHIDYLMEVVRDGKVKLDDIITHRLPLSEAEHGYKIFNEKEDNCVKVVLKP
- a CDS encoding cupin domain-containing protein gives rise to the protein MADTTIKKIDSSHSPEMKHGEKILASGKSVAMRMWEDEAPNKSKPEMSRPYETVGYVLKGKAELHSEGQVVTLEKGDSYLVPKDAKHTYKILETFSAVEATAPPSQVHGREE